GAACGATGATGACTGACAAGATCCGGTCGACCCATCGTGAGCGAACGCGGACGAGGTCGGGCTTGGCCATGGCCGGGAGCATGGTGACCCGGTCCTTGTCGCCCTTGCCGCCGCGGACGGTGATCTGACTGGTTGCGAAGTCCACGTCCTGCACGCGCAGCCGGCAGCACTCGAGCACCCGCAGGCCGGCTCCGTACAGGAGGCAAGACATGAGCCGGGGGACGTCCTCGAGCCGCTGGAGCACGGCACGGACCTCGTCGCGGGTGAGAACGACGGGCAGCCGCACCGGGCGCTTGGCGCGCACGACACCGTCGAGCCACGGCAGATCCACCTCCAGTACGTCCTTGTAGAGGAACAGGAGCGCGCTCAGCGCCTGGTTCTGGGTGGAGGCGGCGACATGCCCGTCCACCGCCAGGGACGTGAGGAACTTCGTGACCTCGGCGGCGCCCATCTCCGCCGGATGCCGCTTGCCGTGGAAGACGATGAAGCGGCGGATCCAGTGGACGTAGGCCTTCTCGGTGCGCAGGCTGTAGTGGCGGCCCCGGATGGCCGCGCGCACACGATCGGGCAGACGGGGCTTCGGCGCCTCTGGAGGGCGGGACTCGCGGACCGCGAGGGCCCGTGATGGCCGGCCTCCGACCGGGTACGCAAGCAGCGCGAGCGAGCCTCGAAAGGCGATGGCGCGGGCTCCTCTCTCGGTCGGGTCCCGCCGACTATAGCGCGTGGGCCCCATCCTGGCAACGGCGATCCCGCTGTATCCACGGGGAGACACGACGCTTGATCACGTCGAGACGCGAGTCTAGACTGATGCCATGAAGGCCACTCGCGCGAAGCTGTTCCGAAATGGTGGCAGTCAGGCGGTCCGGCTCCCGAAGGAGTGCCGGTTCGCTGCCCAGCGCGAGGTGCTGGTGCGCCGGGAAGGCCGCCGCGTCATCCTCGAGGAGGCGGACGAGTGGCCGGACAAGTTCCGCGCGTGCCTGGGCGCCTGGCCCGGGCCGATCCCTCGCCCGAAGCAGCGGCAGCTCCGGGATCTGCGTGACCCGCTCGCCTGATGGCGCAGTACATGCTCGACACGGACACGGTGAGCTTTGCCCTCCGTGGCCAGGGACGGGTCGCGGCGCGGCTGCTTGAGCATCGGCCCTCGCAGATCTGCATCAGCTCGATCACGCTCGCGGAGCTGCGCTTCGGCGCCGAGGTGAGGCGATCCCGCAAGCTTCACGGCCTGATCAGCACCTGGAGACCGTGGCGGTTGT
This region of Candidatus Rokuibacteriota bacterium genomic DNA includes:
- a CDS encoding phage integrase N-terminal SAM-like domain-containing protein produces the protein MGPTRYSRRDPTERGARAIAFRGSLALLAYPVGGRPSRALAVRESRPPEAPKPRLPDRVRAAIRGRHYSLRTEKAYVHWIRRFIVFHGKRHPAEMGAAEVTKFLTSLAVDGHVAASTQNQALSALLFLYKDVLEVDLPWLDGVVRAKRPVRLPVVLTRDEVRAVLQRLEDVPRLMSCLLYGAGLRVLECCRLRVQDVDFATSQITVRGGKGDKDRVTMLPAMAKPDLVRVRSRWVDRILSVIIVPPCRWLGLNNDPEELDHQLPAALPSLHGQSCLSIGHGKEQLTLAVGLRCPLAHRSLLGFVLRKRPPEPQ
- a CDS encoding AbrB/MazE/SpoVT family DNA-binding domain-containing protein, encoding MKATRAKLFRNGGSQAVRLPKECRFAAQREVLVRREGRRVILEEADEWPDKFRACLGAWPGPIPRPKQRQLRDLRDPLA